One part of the Solanum dulcamara chromosome 3, daSolDulc1.2, whole genome shotgun sequence genome encodes these proteins:
- the LOC129881500 gene encoding probable glutathione S-transferase, with amino-acid sequence MAEVKLLGSRYSPYSHRVEWALKIKGVKYEYIEEDLKNKSPLLLQSNPIYKKIPVLIHNGKSICESVVILEYIDETFEGPSILPKDPYERAMARFWAKFLEAKGPAMRNCFFLRGEEQEKAKEEAYEMLKVLDNEFKDKKFFVADKFGFADIIANGAALYLGVLEEVSGIVLVTSEKFPNFFAWRDEYCTQNKEYLPPRKELLVRYKAYIQPALK; translated from the exons ATGGCAGAAGTGAAATTGCTTGGTTCAAGATATAGCCCTTATAGTCATAGGGTTGAATGGGCTCTAAAGATTAAGGGAGTGAAATATGAATATATAGAAgaagatttaaaaaataaaagccCTCTACTTCTTCAATCTAATCCAATTTACAAGAAAATCCCAGTGCTCATTCACAATGGCAAGTCCATATGTGAGTCGGTGGTCATTCTTGAATACATTGATGAGACATTTGAAGGCCCTTCCATCTTGCCTAAAGATCCTTATGAGAGAGCTATGGCGCGTTTCTGGGCTAAATTCCTAGAAGCTAAG GGGCCAGCAATGAGGAATTGTTTCTTCCTCAGAGGAGAGGAGCAAGAGAAGGCTAAAGAGGAAGCTTACGAGATGTTGAAAGTTCTTGATAATGAGTTTAAGGACAAGAAGTTCTTTGTGGCTGACAAATTTGGATTTGCTGATATTATTGCAAATGGTGCGGCACTTTATCTGGGAGTTCTTGAAGAAGTATCTGGAATTGTTTTGGTGACGAGTGAAAAGTTTCCCAATTTTTTTGCTTGGAGAGATGAATATTGCACCCAAAACAAAGAATATTTACCTCCAAGAAAAGAATTGCTTGTCCGTTACAAAGCCTACATTCAGCCTGCTTTAAAATGA